A window of Citrus sinensis cultivar Valencia sweet orange chromosome 7, DVS_A1.0, whole genome shotgun sequence contains these coding sequences:
- the LOC102624708 gene encoding probable LRR receptor-like serine/threonine-protein kinase At1g06840 isoform X2: protein MWNKISGSIPKEIGNIKSLELLLLNGNELTGSLPEELGYLPKLDRIQIDQNYISGSLPKSFANLNKTRHFHMNNNSISGQIPPELSRLPSLVHMLLDNNNLTGYLPPELSELPKLLILQLDNNNFEGTTIPASYSNMSKLLKLSLRNCSLQGPMPDLSRIPNLGYLDLSSNQLNGSIPPGRLSLNITTIKLSNNKLTGTIPSNFSGLPRLQRLFIANNSLSGSIPSSIWQSRTLNATETFILDFQNNNLTNISGSFNIPPNVTVRLRGNPFCLNTNAEQFCGSHSDDDNEIDRSTNSTLDCRAQSCPTDYEYSPTSPIRCFCAAPLLVGYRLKSPGLSYFPAYKNLFEEYMTSGLKLNLYQLDIDSFRWEKGPRLKMYLKLFPVYDNSSGNSYVFNASEVGRIRSMFTGWNIPDSDIFGPYELINFTLQGPYRDVFPPSRNSGISKAALAGIILGAIAGAVTISAIVSLLIVRAHMKNYHAISRRRHSSKTSIKIDGVRSFTYGEMALATNNFNSSTQIGQGGYGKVYKGILPDGTVVAVKRAQEGSLQGEKEFLTEIQFLSRLHHRNLVSLVGYCDEEGEQMLVYEFMSNGTLRDQLSAKSKEPLGFAMRLSIALGSSRGILYLHTEADPPVFHRDIKASNILLDHKFTAKVADFGLSRLAPVPDIEGIVPAHVSTVVKGTPGYLDPEYFLTHKLTDKSDVYSLGVVFLELLTGMQPISHGKNIVREVNIAYQSSMMFSVIDGNMGSYPSECVEKFIKLALKCCQDETDARPSMSEVMRELESIWNMMPESDTKTPEFINSEHTSKEETPPSSSSMLKHPYVSSDVSGSNLVSGVIPTITPR, encoded by the exons ATGTGGAACAAAATAAGCGGGAGTATACCAAAGGAAATAGGAAACATCAAATCTTTGGAACTCTT ACTCCTGAATGGAAACGAATTAACAGGATCCTTGCCTGAAGAGCTGGGATATCTTCCAAAGTTGGACAGAATACAAATTGACCAGAATTACATATCTGGATCACTTCCTAAATCATTTGCAAACTTGAACAAAACCAGGCATTT CCACATGAACAACAATTCAATTAGTGGGCAAATCCCACCTGAACTCTCCAGATTGCCAAGTCTTGTTCATAT GCTTCTTGACAATAACAACTTAACAGGGTATCTTCCACCAGAGCTCTCCGAATTGCCAAAATTACTGATCCT ACAACTTGATAACAACAACTTTGAAGGGACTACAATACCGGCTTCTTACAGCAACATGTCCAAATTGTTGAAATT GAGTCTCAGAAATTGCAGCTTGCAAGGGCCAATGCCTGATCTGAGCCGGATACCAAACCTTGGTTATCT AGACTTAAGTTCAAACCAACTAAATGGATCTATACCTCCGGGCAGGCTCTCTTTGAATATCACAACCAT CAAGCTATCCAACAACAAGCTCACAGGAACAATTCCGTCCAACTTTTCAGGTCTTCCTCGTCTGCAGAGATT GTTCATAGCAAATAATTCACTTAGTGGCTCCATTCCATCCTCCATTTGGCAGAGCAGGACTTTAAACGCAACTGAGACATTTATATT GGATTTTCAGAACAATAATCTTACAAATATTTCGGGCAGTTTTAACATCCCTCCCAATGTCACTGTCCG GCTACGAGGAAATCCCTTTTGTTTGAACACCAATGCGGAGCAATTTTGTGGATCTCACAGTGATGATGACAATGAAATTGATAGATCAACAAACTCCACTCTTGACTGTCGTGCTCAATCATGCCCAACTGATTATGAATATTCACCAACTTCCCCCATACGTTGTTTCTGTGCTGCCCCTCTGCTGGTCGGATACCGGCTAAAAAGTCCTGGATTGTCATACTTCCCTGcatataagaatttgtttgAGGAGTATATGACCTCTGGTCTCAAATTGAATCTTTATCAACTGGATATTGATTCATTTCGCTGGGAAAAGGGACCTCGACTTAAAATGTACTTGAAGCTTTTTCCTGTATATGATAATAGCAGTGGAAATTCTTATGTTTTCAATGCTAGTGAGGTTGGACGAATCAGAAGCATGTTCACAGGATGGAATATTCCTGATAGTGACATATTTGGCCCTTATGAACTAATCAACTTCACTCTACAGGGCCCTTACAGGGATG TGTTTCCTCCATCTCGCAATTCTGGCATAAGCAAAGCTGCACTGGCTGGCATAATTCTCGGGGCGATTGCAGGTGCAGTTACCATATCAGCAATTGTTTCACTTCTTATCGTCAGGGCACATATGAAGAATTATCACGCAATTTCAAGAAGACGTCACT CATCTAAGACCTCCATTAAAATTGATGGTGTGAGAAGTTTCACTTATGGGGAAATGGCCTTGGCtacaaacaattttaatagCTCCACTCAAATTGGCCAAGGTGGGTATGGAAAGGTTTATAAAGGCATTCTTCCTGATGGCACGGTCGTTGCTGTGAAGCGTGCCCAAGAGGGATCTTTGCAGGGAGAGAAGGAGTTCTTAACAGAAATACAATTTTTGTCAAGATTACATCATCGGAACCTTGTATCTTTGGTTGGATACTGTGATGAAGAAGGGGAACAG ATGTTGGTGTACGAGTTTATGTCAAATGGCACTCTGAGGGATCAGCTTTCTG CTAAGTCTAAAGAACCTTTGGGATTTGCAATGAGACTGTCGATTGCCCTGGGTTCATCCAGGGGTATTCTCTACCTGCATACAGAAGCTGATCCTCCAGTATTCCACCGAGATATTAAGGCCAGCAACATATTATTGGACCATAAGTTCACAGCCAAGGTTGCTGATTTTGGACTTTCACGACTTGCACCGGTTCCTGATATTGAAGGAATTGTACCAGCTCATGTATCCACAGTTGTCAAGGGGACTCCG GGTTATCTTGATCCAGAGTACTTCTTAACTCATAAATTGACCGACAAGAGTGATGTGTATAGCCTTGGAGTGGTATTTTTGGAACTCTTGACTGGTATGCAGCCAATCTCCCATGGCAAAAACATTGTTCGAGAG GTAAATATTGCGTATCAATCTAGTATGATGTTCTCAGTGATTGATGGGAATATGGGTTCTTATCCTTCGGAATGTGTGGAGAAATTCATTAAACTGGCCTTGAAATGTTGTCAAGATGAGACAGATGCAAGACCTTCAATGTCGGAGGTTATGAGAGAACTCGAGAGCATATGGAATATGATGCCGGAGTCTGATACAAAAACTCCTGAATTCATAAATAGTGAACACACATCAAAGGAAGAAACTCCACCGTCTTCATCCTCAATGCTGAAGCACCCATATGTTTCATCAGATGTCTCTGGTAGCAATCTTGTTAGTGGAGTCATCCCTACCATTACACCTAGATAA
- the LOC102624708 gene encoding probable LRR receptor-like serine/threonine-protein kinase At1g06840 isoform X1, with the protein MFSSRGAVLFLFLCLCWSSSKIVVAADDDSITDPIEVSALRSIKKSLVDDYSKLSNWNRGDPCTSNWTGVLCFNTTMDDGYLHLRELQLLNLNLSGNLSPEIGRLSYLTILDFMWNKISGSIPKEIGNIKSLELLLLNGNELTGSLPEELGYLPKLDRIQIDQNYISGSLPKSFANLNKTRHFHMNNNSISGQIPPELSRLPSLVHMLLDNNNLTGYLPPELSELPKLLILQLDNNNFEGTTIPASYSNMSKLLKLSLRNCSLQGPMPDLSRIPNLGYLDLSSNQLNGSIPPGRLSLNITTIKLSNNKLTGTIPSNFSGLPRLQRLFIANNSLSGSIPSSIWQSRTLNATETFILDFQNNNLTNISGSFNIPPNVTVRLRGNPFCLNTNAEQFCGSHSDDDNEIDRSTNSTLDCRAQSCPTDYEYSPTSPIRCFCAAPLLVGYRLKSPGLSYFPAYKNLFEEYMTSGLKLNLYQLDIDSFRWEKGPRLKMYLKLFPVYDNSSGNSYVFNASEVGRIRSMFTGWNIPDSDIFGPYELINFTLQGPYRDVFPPSRNSGISKAALAGIILGAIAGAVTISAIVSLLIVRAHMKNYHAISRRRHSSKTSIKIDGVRSFTYGEMALATNNFNSSTQIGQGGYGKVYKGILPDGTVVAVKRAQEGSLQGEKEFLTEIQFLSRLHHRNLVSLVGYCDEEGEQMLVYEFMSNGTLRDQLSAKSKEPLGFAMRLSIALGSSRGILYLHTEADPPVFHRDIKASNILLDHKFTAKVADFGLSRLAPVPDIEGIVPAHVSTVVKGTPGYLDPEYFLTHKLTDKSDVYSLGVVFLELLTGMQPISHGKNIVREVNIAYQSSMMFSVIDGNMGSYPSECVEKFIKLALKCCQDETDARPSMSEVMRELESIWNMMPESDTKTPEFINSEHTSKEETPPSSSSMLKHPYVSSDVSGSNLVSGVIPTITPR; encoded by the exons ATGTTTTCGTCGAGAGGAGCTGTTCTGTTCTTGTTCTTGTGCTTGTGTTGGTCTTCTTCAAAAATTGTTGTAGCTGCAGATGATGATTCCATAACCGACCCCATTGAAG TGAGTGCATTGCGTAGCATCAAGAAAAGTTTGGTTGATGACTATAGCAAATTGAGTAACTGGAATCGAGGAGACCCATGTACGTCAAATTGGACTGGAGTTTTGTGCTTCAATACAACAATGGATGATGGCTATCTACATCTTCGAGAATT GCAACTTTTGAACTTGAATCTGTCGGGAAACTTATCACCAGAGATTGGACGCTTATCTTATTTGACAATATT GGATTTCATGTGGAACAAAATAAGCGGGAGTATACCAAAGGAAATAGGAAACATCAAATCTTTGGAACTCTT ACTCCTGAATGGAAACGAATTAACAGGATCCTTGCCTGAAGAGCTGGGATATCTTCCAAAGTTGGACAGAATACAAATTGACCAGAATTACATATCTGGATCACTTCCTAAATCATTTGCAAACTTGAACAAAACCAGGCATTT CCACATGAACAACAATTCAATTAGTGGGCAAATCCCACCTGAACTCTCCAGATTGCCAAGTCTTGTTCATAT GCTTCTTGACAATAACAACTTAACAGGGTATCTTCCACCAGAGCTCTCCGAATTGCCAAAATTACTGATCCT ACAACTTGATAACAACAACTTTGAAGGGACTACAATACCGGCTTCTTACAGCAACATGTCCAAATTGTTGAAATT GAGTCTCAGAAATTGCAGCTTGCAAGGGCCAATGCCTGATCTGAGCCGGATACCAAACCTTGGTTATCT AGACTTAAGTTCAAACCAACTAAATGGATCTATACCTCCGGGCAGGCTCTCTTTGAATATCACAACCAT CAAGCTATCCAACAACAAGCTCACAGGAACAATTCCGTCCAACTTTTCAGGTCTTCCTCGTCTGCAGAGATT GTTCATAGCAAATAATTCACTTAGTGGCTCCATTCCATCCTCCATTTGGCAGAGCAGGACTTTAAACGCAACTGAGACATTTATATT GGATTTTCAGAACAATAATCTTACAAATATTTCGGGCAGTTTTAACATCCCTCCCAATGTCACTGTCCG GCTACGAGGAAATCCCTTTTGTTTGAACACCAATGCGGAGCAATTTTGTGGATCTCACAGTGATGATGACAATGAAATTGATAGATCAACAAACTCCACTCTTGACTGTCGTGCTCAATCATGCCCAACTGATTATGAATATTCACCAACTTCCCCCATACGTTGTTTCTGTGCTGCCCCTCTGCTGGTCGGATACCGGCTAAAAAGTCCTGGATTGTCATACTTCCCTGcatataagaatttgtttgAGGAGTATATGACCTCTGGTCTCAAATTGAATCTTTATCAACTGGATATTGATTCATTTCGCTGGGAAAAGGGACCTCGACTTAAAATGTACTTGAAGCTTTTTCCTGTATATGATAATAGCAGTGGAAATTCTTATGTTTTCAATGCTAGTGAGGTTGGACGAATCAGAAGCATGTTCACAGGATGGAATATTCCTGATAGTGACATATTTGGCCCTTATGAACTAATCAACTTCACTCTACAGGGCCCTTACAGGGATG TGTTTCCTCCATCTCGCAATTCTGGCATAAGCAAAGCTGCACTGGCTGGCATAATTCTCGGGGCGATTGCAGGTGCAGTTACCATATCAGCAATTGTTTCACTTCTTATCGTCAGGGCACATATGAAGAATTATCACGCAATTTCAAGAAGACGTCACT CATCTAAGACCTCCATTAAAATTGATGGTGTGAGAAGTTTCACTTATGGGGAAATGGCCTTGGCtacaaacaattttaatagCTCCACTCAAATTGGCCAAGGTGGGTATGGAAAGGTTTATAAAGGCATTCTTCCTGATGGCACGGTCGTTGCTGTGAAGCGTGCCCAAGAGGGATCTTTGCAGGGAGAGAAGGAGTTCTTAACAGAAATACAATTTTTGTCAAGATTACATCATCGGAACCTTGTATCTTTGGTTGGATACTGTGATGAAGAAGGGGAACAG ATGTTGGTGTACGAGTTTATGTCAAATGGCACTCTGAGGGATCAGCTTTCTG CTAAGTCTAAAGAACCTTTGGGATTTGCAATGAGACTGTCGATTGCCCTGGGTTCATCCAGGGGTATTCTCTACCTGCATACAGAAGCTGATCCTCCAGTATTCCACCGAGATATTAAGGCCAGCAACATATTATTGGACCATAAGTTCACAGCCAAGGTTGCTGATTTTGGACTTTCACGACTTGCACCGGTTCCTGATATTGAAGGAATTGTACCAGCTCATGTATCCACAGTTGTCAAGGGGACTCCG GGTTATCTTGATCCAGAGTACTTCTTAACTCATAAATTGACCGACAAGAGTGATGTGTATAGCCTTGGAGTGGTATTTTTGGAACTCTTGACTGGTATGCAGCCAATCTCCCATGGCAAAAACATTGTTCGAGAG GTAAATATTGCGTATCAATCTAGTATGATGTTCTCAGTGATTGATGGGAATATGGGTTCTTATCCTTCGGAATGTGTGGAGAAATTCATTAAACTGGCCTTGAAATGTTGTCAAGATGAGACAGATGCAAGACCTTCAATGTCGGAGGTTATGAGAGAACTCGAGAGCATATGGAATATGATGCCGGAGTCTGATACAAAAACTCCTGAATTCATAAATAGTGAACACACATCAAAGGAAGAAACTCCACCGTCTTCATCCTCAATGCTGAAGCACCCATATGTTTCATCAGATGTCTCTGGTAGCAATCTTGTTAGTGGAGTCATCCCTACCATTACACCTAGATAA